A window of Candidatus Dojkabacteria bacterium contains these coding sequences:
- a CDS encoding SWIB/MDM2 domain-containing protein, protein MANSGLSKPMNLSADLQAVVGSGPMPRTEVTKKLWEYIKANNLQNPENKRNIKADEKLKKVFDGKDEVTMFEMTKLVSAHLS, encoded by the coding sequence ATGGCAAATTCAGGACTCTCTAAACCTATGAACCTGTCGGCGGATCTACAGGCAGTAGTTGGCTCAGGCCCAATGCCAAGAACAGAAGTTACAAAGAAGCTTTGGGAATATATCAAAGCAAACAATCTACAGAACCCAGAGAATAAGCGAAATATTAAAGCCGACGAGAAACTGAAGAAGGTTTTCGATGGTAAGGACGAGGTAACGATGTTTGAGATGACAAAATTGGTGTCAGCTCATCTGTCTTAG
- a CDS encoding VCBS repeat-containing protein, protein MNKISAIFLSALLLISFSLALQKADAALAPVTINSNGLVTYNRVATKSLLSSERTPDANSDYIEDNYPLSIWHTSGSFQGGKFIDVTVTNFDGDLYSELLISSLASGPLNGFNHDGSIRSGFPITGGGVAYSASIDNYVVAAFHVICDPGCNSRLNLYDGTGTLLWSKVTLGVGVTAAPVMYKEGGEIFIIYEDSYNTYLVDIEGDTLPGWPKFSNPHTFATADFDDDGENEIVVAPQSGNDHTTLQIYRKDATLLSETASFGLQVRVYPVIGDVDGDGELEIVVIGRQSSSPYNAQLNIFNYDGTLQASYTVDDRTSYGTQASLADMNADSIPEMLFMTNDLTYVMDHQGNHLPGWPKVHFPTSSYNNDSNIVVGDIVSDGDREYPEVVYTHKSGNTNFGTIKIFNHDGSEVEKWDGNQLYPISTGRSNAIADIDADGFNEIIIAGKYWDGHSGYYPAIWAIDLNKHERPVDHGGIQWGGYSNDSGKSGLYINPLIEQ, encoded by the coding sequence ATGAACAAAATCTCAGCAATTTTTCTCTCAGCGCTACTACTAATCTCATTTAGTTTGGCACTACAAAAAGCCGATGCGGCACTTGCTCCTGTCACAATTAATTCAAATGGATTGGTAACTTACAACCGAGTTGCGACGAAGTCTTTACTCTCATCTGAGAGAACTCCTGATGCAAATAGTGATTACATAGAGGATAATTATCCACTATCAATTTGGCATACAAGTGGGTCATTCCAGGGTGGTAAGTTTATAGATGTCACAGTAACAAATTTTGATGGTGACCTATACTCAGAACTTCTAATTTCCTCACTTGCTAGTGGTCCACTTAACGGATTTAATCATGACGGTAGTATCAGGTCTGGATTTCCTATAACTGGTGGAGGTGTGGCTTACTCTGCATCGATCGATAACTATGTGGTTGCTGCCTTTCATGTAATCTGTGATCCTGGTTGTAATTCTAGACTCAACTTGTATGATGGCACGGGTACACTTCTGTGGAGCAAGGTTACTTTAGGAGTGGGTGTGACTGCAGCTCCAGTTATGTACAAAGAGGGAGGGGAAATTTTCATCATATATGAAGATAGCTATAATACTTATTTGGTTGATATTGAAGGAGATACACTTCCTGGTTGGCCAAAATTTAGCAACCCGCATACTTTTGCAACTGCAGACTTTGACGATGATGGTGAGAACGAGATTGTAGTTGCCCCTCAGAGTGGTAATGATCACACTACGCTTCAAATATATAGAAAGGATGCAACTCTCCTTAGTGAAACGGCAAGTTTTGGTCTACAGGTAAGGGTATATCCAGTGATTGGTGATGTGGATGGTGATGGAGAACTCGAGATTGTTGTCATAGGTAGGCAAAGTTCTTCACCTTATAATGCACAGCTAAATATATTTAATTATGATGGTACATTACAGGCATCATATACAGTTGACGATAGAACTAGTTACGGCACTCAAGCATCACTTGCTGATATGAATGCAGACAGTATTCCTGAGATGCTCTTTATGACAAACGACCTTACTTATGTAATGGATCATCAAGGAAATCATCTGCCTGGATGGCCAAAGGTACATTTTCCTACTTCTTCATACAATAATGACTCAAACATTGTCGTTGGCGACATCGTGTCTGACGGAGATAGAGAGTATCCCGAAGTTGTATATACGCATAAATCAGGTAATACAAATTTCGGAACAATTAAAATATTTAACCACGACGGTTCTGAGGTTGAGAAGTGGGACGGGAATCAGCTTTACCCTATTTCAACAGGCAGATCAAATGCAATCGCTGACATTGATGCTGATGGGTTTAATGAAATAATCATTGCAGGTAAGTATTGGGATGGCCACTCAGGATATTATCCTGCGATTTGGGCAATAGACTTGAATAAGCATGAGAGACCTGTAGATCATGGTGGAATTCAGTGGGGCGGATACAGTAATGACTCTGGCAAGAGTGGATTATATATTAATCCATTAATTGAGCAGTAG